Genomic window (Dehalococcoidales bacterium):
GATAGTATTGTCCGGGGGACCACCACGCCTCAGGTAATCAAGCTGGTGAGAAAAGCGGGGGCTAAAGAAGTTCATATGAGGGTCTGTGCCCCGCCCATTCGTTTCCCCTGCTTCCTGGGTGTGGATATGGCTACTCAGAGGGAGCTGATTGCCGCTCAGAAGACGGTACCTGAAATCAGGGATTTCATCGATGCTGATTCCCTGGGTTATCTGAGTATTGAAGGCCTGATTAAAGCGGTTGCCCTGCCTAAAGATATCTTCTGCATGGCCTGTTTCACCGGTAAATATCCTATCCCCGTCCAGATTCAAATGGACAAACTGGCACTGGAGTCCAGAGTCAGTTAGTCCCCTCAGAGTCCTCCTTGTCTTTCGGTTGTAATTAGCTGCCTAAAGTATTATTATTTTAGCTATCCGAGTGATTCGTCTAATCGTAATCAATAAGGAGGAGATTATAATATGGGTGACCGATTAAAAGGCAAGGTGGCGGTGGTTACCGGTTCCGGGCAGGGGATTGGACGGGGTATCGCTTTGGGCATGGCTAAAGAAGGGGCTAAGGTGGTAACCAATAACCGCCGTCCCGGCTCCACCGGACTCAGCATTTACGGGGAAGATTTCGAGAAAAAGCTAAGCGAAGAGGAGAAGGCACACGCCCGCCAGCTTGGCGGCGATGCCGAGACGGTGGCCGGGGAAATCAGGAATAAGGGTGGTGAGGCGGTCGCCTTCTTCGGAGATGTTGGTGATTTCCAGACGGCGGGCAAGCTGGTACAGACGGCGGTGGACAGTTTCGGCAAGGTGGATATCCTGGTGAACAATGCCGGTACCTTCCGGCGCGGTTTTGTCTGGGAGATATCGGAGGAGGACTGGGATTACGTCATTACCTCCAAGCTGAAAGGAACTTTTAACTGTATCCACCACGCGGCTCCTTTGATGAAAAACCAGGGCTGGGGACGCATTATAAATTGTACCTCATCTGCCTGGCTGGGTAATATAGAACATCCCAACTACAGCGCCGCCAACGCCGGGGTGGTGGGCTTGACCCGCTCGGTAGCCCGGGAGATGTACAAATACGGCGTGACCTGTAACGCTTACGCGCCGACGGCGATGTCACGGGGCCATGTCAGCCTGTCAGCCCGCATCAGGATGATGGCTCAGGGTGGAGCTCCCCTCATGGATGAAGAGCGGCGGGTACGTATGGAAGAGCTGCATGGCCCGCCGGAGGGAATGGCGCCGTTGATTGCCTATTTAGCCACCGATGCTGCCGCCCATGTCAGCGGGACGGTATTTGCCGCGGCCGGTAACGGAGAATTCCGTATTTACTCGGAGCCGGAAGAGATGAACCTGATCAAGAAGGATTCCGGTATGTGGACGGTAGATGAACTGGTAGAACAGGCGCCCGGTACTTTGCTGAAAGGGTATCAGAGTCCGGCAGCGG
Coding sequences:
- a CDS encoding SDR family NAD(P)-dependent oxidoreductase — its product is MGDRLKGKVAVVTGSGQGIGRGIALGMAKEGAKVVTNNRRPGSTGLSIYGEDFEKKLSEEEKAHARQLGGDAETVAGEIRNKGGEAVAFFGDVGDFQTAGKLVQTAVDSFGKVDILVNNAGTFRRGFVWEISEEDWDYVITSKLKGTFNCIHHAAPLMKNQGWGRIINCTSSAWLGNIEHPNYSAANAGVVGLTRSVAREMYKYGVTCNAYAPTAMSRGHVSLSARIRMMAQGGAPLMDEERRVRMEELHGPPEGMAPLIAYLATDAAAHVSGTVFAAAGNGEFRIYSEPEEMNLIKKDSGMWTVDELVEQAPGTLLKGYQSPAAGPR